From Polyodon spathula isolate WHYD16114869_AA unplaced genomic scaffold, ASM1765450v1 scaffolds_1292, whole genome shotgun sequence, a single genomic window includes:
- the tmem218 gene encoding transmembrane protein 218 gives MAGTVLGVGIGVVLIAVVWCVALVLCLLLCRASGSAKFAVIPVFLIALIITLVLIFFPRASETPSAVTQGVIVDTFFIGRYFLVSIMGVIFLASLFLVLPFHILEPVYAKPLRAR, from the exons ATGGCAGGCACTGTTCTGGGAGTGGGGATcggagtggttcttattgcagtcgTTTGGTGTGTGGCGCTAGTTCTTTGCTTGCTGCTCTGCAGGGCGTCTGGATCGGCCAA GTTCGCTGTGAtcccagtgtttctcattgctctGATCATCACTCTGGTCCTCATCTTCTTCCCCCGGGCCTCTGAGACACCATCTGCAGTCACACAAGGGGTG atTGTGGATACCTTCTTTATCGGACGTTACTTCCTGGTGTCAATCATGGGTGTGATTTTCCTTGCCAGTCTCTTCCTGGTGCTGCCTTTCCACATTCTGGAGCCAGTCTATGCCAAGCCGCTGCGGGCACGCTAG